One genomic segment of Pandoraea sputorum includes these proteins:
- a CDS encoding copper-binding protein, whose protein sequence is MKQVLIVSGVLLAASGIAASSAFAAGDMNNMAMSGKPAADVDANAALTDATVKSVDTSTGMVMLAHGAMSNIAMPAMTMAYKAKDVAMAKSVHAGDKVRVRVENMGGTLTIVRMDK, encoded by the coding sequence ATGAAGCAAGTCCTTATCGTTTCCGGCGTTCTTTTGGCTGCCTCGGGTATTGCGGCATCGTCGGCGTTCGCGGCCGGAGACATGAACAATATGGCGATGTCGGGCAAGCCCGCCGCTGACGTCGACGCTAACGCGGCACTGACTGACGCGACGGTCAAAAGCGTCGACACCTCGACCGGCATGGTCATGCTCGCCCACGGCGCGATGAGCAACATCGCCATGCCTGCCATGACGATGGCCTACAAGGCGAAGGACGTTGCCATGGCAAAAAGCGTGCACGCGGGCGACAAGGTCCGGGTACGCGTGGAGAACATGGGCGGAACGCTGACGATCGTTCGTATGGATAAGTAA